A window of uncultured Litoreibacter sp. contains these coding sequences:
- a CDS encoding NADH-quinone oxidoreductase subunit D gives MDGSKFNDALTGEQKIRNFNINFGPQHPAAHGVLRLVLELDGEIVERCDPHIGLLHRGTEKLMESRTYLQNLPYFDRLDYVSPMNQEHAWCLAIEKLTGTEVPRRASLIRVLYSEIGRILNHLLNVTTQALDVGALTPPLWGFEEREKLMVFYERACGARLHAAYFRPGGVHQDLPEDLIDDIDEWTGGFLNTLSDIDGLLTDNRIFKQRNADIGIISEQDILDYGFTGVMVRGSGLAWDLRRSQPYECYNEFDFEIPVGKNGDCYDRYLCRMEEMRQSISIIRQAIEKLRAPEGKGDVMARGKMTPPPRAEMKTSMEALIHHFKLYTEGFHVPAGEVYAAVEAPKGEFGVYLVADGTNKPYRAKMKAPGFLHLQAMDYICKGHQLADVAAIIGTMDVVFGEIDR, from the coding sequence ATGGACGGCTCGAAATTCAACGACGCCCTGACGGGCGAGCAGAAGATCCGCAACTTCAACATCAACTTCGGGCCGCAGCACCCTGCCGCCCACGGCGTGTTGCGCTTGGTGCTGGAGCTGGACGGCGAGATTGTAGAACGCTGCGACCCCCACATTGGCCTGCTGCACCGTGGCACCGAAAAGCTGATGGAAAGCCGGACCTATCTGCAGAACCTGCCGTATTTTGACCGGCTGGATTACGTCTCGCCGATGAACCAGGAACATGCATGGTGCCTGGCGATCGAGAAGTTGACGGGGACCGAGGTGCCACGCCGCGCCTCGTTGATCCGGGTGCTGTATTCCGAGATTGGCCGCATCCTGAACCACCTGCTGAACGTCACCACGCAGGCCTTGGACGTGGGCGCGCTGACCCCGCCGCTTTGGGGCTTCGAGGAACGCGAAAAGCTGATGGTGTTCTATGAACGTGCCTGTGGCGCGCGCCTGCACGCGGCCTATTTCCGCCCCGGTGGCGTACATCAGGACCTGCCGGAGGACCTGATCGACGATATCGACGAATGGACCGGCGGCTTCCTGAACACGCTCAGCGACATTGACGGTCTGCTGACCGACAACCGCATCTTCAAGCAGCGCAACGCTGATATCGGCATCATCTCGGAACAGGACATTCTCGATTACGGCTTCACCGGCGTCATGGTGCGCGGGTCGGGGCTGGCTTGGGATCTGCGCCGGTCGCAGCCCTACGAGTGCTACAACGAATTCGACTTCGAAATTCCCGTCGGCAAGAACGGCGACTGCTACGACCGCTACCTGTGCCGGATGGAGGAGATGCGCCAGTCGATCTCGATCATCCGTCAGGCGATTGAAAAGCTGCGCGCGCCCGAGGGCAAGGGCGATGTCATGGCACGCGGCAAGATGACCCCGCCGCCGCGCGCCGAGATGAAGACCTCGATGGAGGCGCTGATCCACCACTTCAAACTCTATACCGAGGGCTTCCACGTGCCTGCGGGCGAGGTTTACGCTGCCGTTGAAGCCCCAAAGGGCGAATTCGGGGTCTACCTTGTCGCCGACGGCACCAACAAACCCTACCGCGCCAAGATGAAGGCCCCGGGCTTCCTGCATCTGCAGGCGATGGACTACATCTGCAAAGGCCACCAACTGGCGGACGTGGCCGCGATCATTGGCACCATGGACGTGGTGTTTGGGGAGATTGACCGATGA
- a CDS encoding NADH-quinone oxidoreductase subunit E yields MLRRLHKEQPDSFAFTPDNQAWADAQITKYPEGRQASAIIPLLWRAQEQEGWLTRPAIEGIAEMLGMAYIRALEVASFYFMFQLQPVGSVAHIQICGTTSCMICGAEDLIEVCKRKIAPNPHELSPDGKFSWEEVECLGACANAPMAQIGKDYYEDLTAKRVGDLIDMLDKGEVPTPGPQNGRYAAEPLKGLTSLTEYDSGKTQYNASVQLAADIGDTVKRIDGTEVPLLAPWGQAAPTLGGTPAPKPKAAAKPAPKTDAKPKAKPAAKPAAKPTPAKAEAKPAKKPVAKDGKPEMLKKARAGGADDLKMIKGVGPALEKLLNKLGVYHFDQVAGWRKAEVAWVDENLEGFKGRVSRDNWVAQAKTLAKGGSTEFSSRVKKGGVY; encoded by the coding sequence ATGCTACGCCGCCTCCATAAAGAGCAGCCTGACAGCTTCGCCTTCACACCTGACAATCAGGCCTGGGCAGACGCTCAGATCACCAAATACCCCGAGGGCCGTCAGGCCTCGGCGATCATTCCGCTGTTGTGGCGCGCGCAGGAACAAGAGGGCTGGCTGACCCGTCCCGCCATCGAAGGCATCGCGGAGATGTTGGGCATGGCCTATATCCGCGCGTTGGAAGTGGCGTCGTTCTACTTCATGTTCCAATTGCAGCCCGTGGGCAGCGTCGCGCATATCCAGATTTGCGGCACCACGTCCTGCATGATCTGCGGGGCCGAGGATCTGATCGAGGTCTGCAAACGCAAGATCGCGCCCAACCCGCATGAGCTGTCGCCAGATGGCAAATTCAGCTGGGAAGAGGTTGAATGCCTGGGCGCCTGCGCCAATGCGCCGATGGCGCAGATTGGCAAGGATTACTACGAGGACCTAACCGCCAAACGCGTGGGCGACCTGATCGACATGTTGGACAAGGGCGAGGTCCCAACCCCTGGGCCGCAGAACGGGCGCTACGCCGCCGAGCCGCTTAAGGGTCTGACATCATTGACGGAATATGACAGCGGCAAGACGCAATATAACGCGTCTGTGCAGCTGGCGGCCGATATTGGTGATACGGTAAAGCGCATTGACGGCACCGAAGTACCGCTGCTGGCCCCTTGGGGGCAGGCCGCGCCAACGCTGGGCGGCACGCCCGCGCCGAAACCCAAGGCGGCAGCGAAACCCGCGCCGAAGACAGACGCCAAGCCGAAGGCCAAACCCGCTGCGAAACCAGCAGCCAAACCGACCCCCGCCAAGGCAGAGGCCAAACCGGCCAAGAAGCCCGTGGCCAAGGACGGCAAGCCGGAGATGCTGAAGAAGGCGCGCGCCGGGGGCGCGGATGATCTCAAGATGATCAAAGGCGTCGGCCCCGCATTGGAGAAATTGCTCAACAAGCTGGGCGTTTATCATTTTGACCAGGTCGCCGGGTGGCGCAAAGCCGAGGTGGCCTGGGTCGACGAAAATCTCGAAGGATTCAAAGGTCGCGTCAGCCGCGACAATTGGGTGGCTCAGGCCAAGACCCTCGCCAAAGGGGGCAGTACTGAGTTTTCAAGCCGCGTCAAAAAAGGCGGCGTCTACTAA
- a CDS encoding NADH:quinone oxidoreductase, with the protein MTTSGSKSSCYLWCAIIGGLIGLLAFLLLMIVGDWSFLPAVMIGAIIAAIGIFAFPPMFCSESKAAVNTGNTGASAQDGGSSDATISTPPAASALNAGSATTTSTSSAAAAATAAPLVSEPPKEDAPAKKPAAKKPAAKKPAAKKTAAKPATKPAAKAAAKPKAAAKPAATKPAATKAAAKPAAAKAAKPKAAPVAKDGKPPLLKKARAGGADDLKQIKGVGPGLEKTLNELGFYHFDQIAAWRKKEIEWVDDRLKFKGRIVRDEWTKQAKTLAKGGTTEFSKKVKKGGVY; encoded by the coding sequence ATGACAACCAGTGGTTCAAAGTCGAGCTGTTATCTGTGGTGTGCGATTATCGGGGGGCTGATTGGCCTTCTCGCATTCCTTCTGCTGATGATCGTCGGGGATTGGAGCTTCCTGCCCGCGGTGATGATCGGCGCCATAATTGCGGCAATCGGGATTTTCGCGTTTCCGCCGATGTTCTGTAGCGAAAGCAAGGCCGCGGTCAACACCGGCAATACGGGCGCGTCCGCGCAAGATGGTGGATCCTCTGATGCGACAATTTCCACGCCGCCCGCGGCGTCTGCGCTGAATGCGGGGTCGGCCACCACCACGTCAACCTCCTCCGCGGCGGCAGCAGCAACAGCTGCGCCTTTGGTGTCTGAGCCACCTAAGGAAGACGCGCCGGCCAAGAAGCCGGCGGCCAAGAAACCTGCTGCGAAGAAACCCGCGGCTAAGAAAACGGCCGCCAAACCAGCCACCAAGCCAGCCGCCAAAGCGGCAGCTAAACCCAAGGCGGCTGCCAAGCCTGCAGCCACCAAGCCTGCTGCCACCAAGGCCGCGGCCAAACCCGCAGCGGCGAAAGCGGCCAAGCCGAAGGCTGCGCCGGTTGCCAAGGACGGCAAGCCGCCGCTTTTGAAAAAGGCACGCGCCGGTGGCGCAGACGATTTGAAGCAGATCAAAGGTGTTGGCCCCGGTCTGGAGAAGACGCTGAACGAGCTGGGCTTCTACCATTTCGACCAGATCGCCGCATGGCGCAAAAAGGAAATCGAATGGGTCGATGATCGCCTGAAGTTCAAAGGCCGCATCGTGCGCGACGAGTGGACGAAACAAGCCAAAACTCTGGCCAAAGGGGGGACAACCGAGTTCTCCAAGAAGGTCAAAAAGGGCGGCGTGTATTGA
- a CDS encoding DUF5337 domain-containing protein: MTGSDDNGARSRRGRQLAFIIAGTAVAYVGVQLIGAMNGWTTRTMGFFDLAALAVFGWALVSAFMIWRSGQNDS; encoded by the coding sequence ATGACGGGTTCCGACGATAACGGTGCTCGGTCCCGGCGGGGGAGGCAGTTGGCCTTCATCATCGCCGGGACCGCAGTGGCCTATGTCGGGGTCCAGCTGATCGGAGCCATGAACGGGTGGACCACCCGCACCATGGGCTTCTTCGATCTGGCCGCATTGGCCGTATTTGGATGGGCGCTGGTCAGCGCTTTTATGATCTGGCGCTCTGGCCAGAACGACAGTTAA
- the nuoF gene encoding NADH-quinone oxidoreductase subunit NuoF, giving the protein MLADKDRIFTNLYGMHDRTLKGAKARGHWDGTAKIIKRGRDKIIEEMKASGLRGRGGAGFPTGLKWSFMPKESDGRPSYLVVNADESEPGTCKDREIMRHDPHTLIEGCLIASFAMNANACYIYIRGEYIREKEALQAAIDECYEAGLVGPNAAKSGWDFDIYLHHGAGAYICGEETALLESLEGKKGMPRMKPPFPAGAGLYGCPTTVNNVESIAVVPTILRRGGDWFAGFGRPNNTGTKLFAVSGHVNNPCVVEEAMSISFEELIEKHCGGIRGGWDNLKAVIPGGSSVPCVRGENMKDAIMDFDYLRNDLQSGLGTAAVIVMDNDTDIIKAIWRLAKFYKHESCGQCTPCREGTGWMMRVMERLVKGEAEVEEIDMLLDVTKQVEGHTICALGDAAAWPIQGLIRNFRDEIEDRIKHKRSGAATAVAAE; this is encoded by the coding sequence ATGCTCGCAGATAAAGACCGGATCTTTACCAACCTCTACGGGATGCATGACCGCACCCTGAAGGGCGCGAAGGCGCGCGGCCATTGGGACGGCACGGCGAAGATCATCAAACGCGGGCGCGACAAGATCATCGAAGAGATGAAGGCCTCTGGCCTGCGCGGACGCGGCGGGGCGGGTTTTCCCACGGGGCTGAAATGGTCCTTCATGCCCAAGGAAAGCGACGGCCGCCCGTCCTATCTGGTGGTCAATGCCGACGAATCCGAGCCGGGCACCTGCAAAGACCGCGAGATCATGCGCCACGACCCGCATACGCTGATCGAGGGCTGCCTGATCGCGTCCTTCGCGATGAATGCGAACGCCTGCTACATCTATATCCGCGGCGAATACATCCGCGAGAAAGAGGCGCTGCAAGCTGCCATTGACGAATGCTACGAGGCCGGCCTCGTCGGGCCCAACGCCGCGAAATCCGGCTGGGATTTCGACATCTACCTGCACCACGGGGCAGGGGCCTACATCTGCGGCGAAGAAACCGCATTGCTGGAAAGCCTTGAGGGCAAAAAGGGCATGCCGCGCATGAAGCCGCCATTCCCTGCCGGAGCGGGCCTCTATGGCTGCCCGACCACGGTGAACAACGTGGAATCCATCGCCGTGGTACCAACAATCCTGCGCCGTGGCGGCGACTGGTTCGCAGGCTTTGGCCGCCCGAACAACACAGGCACCAAGCTGTTCGCGGTCTCCGGCCATGTAAACAACCCATGTGTGGTTGAGGAAGCCATGTCCATCAGCTTTGAAGAGCTGATTGAGAAGCATTGCGGCGGTATTCGTGGCGGCTGGGACAACCTGAAAGCGGTAATCCCCGGCGGGTCCTCCGTTCCATGTGTGCGCGGCGAGAACATGAAAGACGCGATCATGGATTTCGACTACCTGCGCAACGACCTGCAGTCGGGTCTGGGCACGGCGGCGGTGATCGTGATGGACAATGACACCGACATCATCAAAGCCATCTGGCGCTTGGCCAAGTTCTACAAACACGAAAGCTGCGGCCAATGCACACCGTGCCGTGAAGGCACCGGCTGGATGATGCGGGTGATGGAACGGCTGGTGAAAGGCGAGGCGGAGGTCGAGGAGATCGACATGCTGCTCGACGTCACCAAGCAGGTCGAAGGCCACACCATCTGCGCGCTGGGCGACGCGGCGGCTTGGCCCATTCAGGGCCTGATCCGCAACTTCCGCGACGAGATTGAAGACCGCATCAAGCATAAACGCTCGGGTGCGGCGACGGCGGTTGCGGCGGAATGA
- a CDS encoding DUF5333 family protein, with translation MNRIPAYLLSASVMAAATPAMAELRPAPDYFIGALIATEIAQAIAINCPVLSVNPHAAQKMSEDVMNWLAEDGFDEADPTSEMENPNDQLNALQARFMDKHQLAGAGADKVCAAGKAEMADETDIGNLLVEVAQ, from the coding sequence GTGAACCGCATCCCGGCATATCTGCTGAGCGCCTCTGTGATGGCGGCGGCAACGCCCGCCATGGCAGAGCTGCGCCCGGCGCCGGACTATTTCATCGGTGCGTTGATCGCGACCGAAATTGCGCAAGCCATTGCCATCAACTGCCCGGTGCTCAGCGTGAACCCGCACGCGGCGCAGAAGATGTCCGAGGATGTGATGAACTGGCTGGCGGAGGACGGGTTTGACGAGGCCGACCCGACATCGGAGATGGAAAACCCCAACGACCAGCTGAACGCGCTGCAGGCGCGGTTCATGGACAAGCACCAACTGGCAGGCGCGGGGGCCGACAAGGTTTGCGCAGCCGGCAAGGCGGAAATGGCGGATGAGACGGATATTGGCAATCTGCTGGTGGAGGTGGCGCAATGA
- a CDS encoding DUF3291 domain-containing protein — translation MKGHHLAELNIGRLLAGVDDPRVAEFIDNIDRINGLGKRMPGFVWMLEGSGGPGATGHAIGGDALLVPNLTVWEDAASLETFVWGTVHKQFYEKRAEWFEVLGKMHFVMWWVPEGHKPTLDEALERLEMLNERGDSPDAFGWDYLKEATMWKTHGCQVAAE, via the coding sequence ATGAAGGGCCATCATCTGGCAGAGCTGAATATCGGGCGGCTTTTGGCCGGCGTTGACGACCCGCGCGTCGCGGAATTCATCGACAATATTGACCGCATCAACGGCCTGGGCAAACGCATGCCGGGTTTTGTGTGGATGCTGGAAGGTTCTGGCGGGCCAGGGGCCACGGGTCACGCGATAGGCGGCGACGCGTTGCTGGTGCCGAACCTGACGGTCTGGGAAGACGCCGCTAGCCTGGAAACCTTTGTCTGGGGCACCGTGCACAAGCAATTCTACGAAAAGCGCGCCGAGTGGTTCGAAGTGCTGGGCAAAATGCATTTCGTCATGTGGTGGGTGCCGGAAGGCCATAAGCCAACCCTGGACGAGGCGCTGGAGAGACTTGAGATGCTGAACGAGAGGGGCGACAGCCCCGACGCGTTCGGTTGGGATTATTTGAAAGAGGCCACCATGTGGAAGACGCATGGCTGCCAAGTTGCAGCGGAGTAA
- the nuoG gene encoding NADH-quinone oxidoreductase subunit NuoG has translation MSDLRKIIIDDNEVEVDPAMTLIQACEVAGIEVPRFCYHERLTIAGNCRMCLVEVVGGPPKPAASCAMQVRDLRPGPEGQPPVVKTNSPMVKKAREGVMEFLLINHPLDCPICDQGGECDLQDQAMAYGVDFSRFREPKRASTDLDLGPLVETHMTRCISCTRCVRFTSEVAGITQMGQTGRGEDAEITSYLGETLDSNLQGNIIDLCPVGALVSKPYAFTARPWELTKTESIDVMDALGSNIRVDTKGREVMRFLPRNHDGVNEEWISDKTRFVWDGLRRQRLDTPYIRENGKLRKASWPEALSAAATAMNGKKVAGLVGDLASTEAAYALKTMIEGMGGTVECRTDNAKLPAGERGGYVGNATIEDIDDAEMIMLIGTNPREEAPVLNARIRKAWTKGCKVAMIGENVDLSYDHIQIGSDREALAKLAEMDHSDKHGKRGVMIIGQGALNEADGDAVLATALATAAAGQSKVMILHTAAGRVGAMDVGAVTEGGMKAATEGADVIYNMGADEIDIAAGPTVIYQGSHGDRGAHRADIILPSAAYTEENGVFVNTEGRPQLALRAGFPPGEAKENWAILRALSAELGQTLPFDSMAQLRTQMIEAVPHLAMIDDVPENTLPAAKPKKMGKAAFRNVVSDFYLSNPIARASELMAELSANAKARAGEKIAAE, from the coding sequence ATGAGCGACCTACGCAAAATCATCATCGACGACAACGAGGTTGAGGTCGATCCGGCCATGACGCTCATTCAGGCTTGCGAAGTGGCCGGGATCGAGGTGCCGCGCTTCTGCTACCACGAGCGTCTGACCATCGCGGGCAATTGCCGTATGTGTCTGGTGGAAGTCGTGGGCGGCCCGCCGAAACCTGCCGCGTCTTGCGCAATGCAGGTGCGCGACCTGCGTCCCGGGCCGGAAGGGCAGCCGCCGGTGGTCAAGACGAACTCCCCCATGGTCAAGAAAGCCCGCGAGGGCGTGATGGAATTCCTGCTGATCAACCACCCGCTGGACTGCCCGATCTGCGATCAGGGTGGGGAATGCGATTTGCAAGACCAGGCAATGGCTTACGGGGTGGACTTCTCACGGTTCCGCGAACCAAAACGCGCCTCCACCGACTTGGATTTGGGGCCGCTGGTCGAAACCCACATGACGCGCTGCATCTCCTGCACCCGCTGCGTGCGGTTCACGTCCGAGGTCGCTGGCATCACGCAGATGGGCCAGACTGGTCGTGGCGAAGATGCGGAGATTACCTCCTATCTGGGCGAGACGCTGGATTCGAACCTGCAAGGCAACATCATCGACCTTTGCCCCGTGGGCGCGCTGGTCTCGAAGCCCTACGCTTTCACGGCGCGGCCATGGGAGCTGACCAAGACCGAAAGCATCGACGTGATGGACGCGCTGGGGTCCAACATCCGCGTGGACACCAAGGGCCGCGAAGTGATGCGCTTCCTGCCGCGCAACCATGACGGCGTGAACGAGGAATGGATTTCCGACAAAACGCGTTTTGTCTGGGATGGCCTGCGCCGCCAGCGGTTGGACACGCCCTACATTCGCGAAAACGGCAAGCTGCGGAAGGCCTCTTGGCCGGAGGCGCTTTCGGCGGCGGCTACTGCGATGAACGGCAAGAAGGTGGCTGGTCTCGTGGGTGATTTGGCCTCCACCGAAGCCGCATACGCGTTGAAAACTATGATCGAAGGCATGGGCGGCACCGTCGAATGCCGCACCGATAACGCCAAGCTGCCTGCGGGCGAGCGGGGCGGGTATGTGGGCAACGCCACGATCGAAGACATTGACGACGCCGAGATGATCATGCTGATCGGCACCAACCCTCGCGAAGAAGCACCGGTGCTGAACGCGCGGATCCGCAAGGCGTGGACCAAGGGCTGCAAGGTCGCCATGATCGGCGAGAATGTGGACCTGAGCTACGACCATATCCAGATCGGCTCCGACCGTGAGGCTTTGGCCAAGCTGGCCGAGATGGACCATTCCGACAAACACGGTAAGCGCGGCGTGATGATCATCGGGCAGGGCGCGTTGAATGAAGCTGACGGCGACGCGGTGCTGGCAACGGCACTTGCCACGGCGGCGGCTGGTCAGTCCAAGGTGATGATCCTGCACACTGCTGCTGGTCGTGTTGGGGCCATGGATGTGGGTGCCGTGACCGAGGGCGGCATGAAAGCCGCGACCGAAGGTGCGGACGTGATCTACAACATGGGGGCCGACGAGATTGACATAGCGGCGGGCCCGACCGTGATCTACCAAGGCAGCCACGGCGACCGCGGGGCGCATCGCGCGGACATCATCCTGCCTTCGGCGGCCTATACCGAAGAGAATGGCGTGTTCGTGAACACCGAAGGGCGGCCTCAGTTGGCCTTGCGCGCGGGCTTCCCGCCCGGTGAAGCCAAGGAAAACTGGGCGATCCTGCGGGCGTTATCCGCAGAGCTGGGCCAGACCCTGCCATTCGATTCAATGGCGCAGCTGCGCACCCAGATGATCGAAGCCGTGCCGCATCTGGCAATGATCGACGACGTGCCGGAGAACACCTTGCCCGCGGCCAAGCCCAAGAAGATGGGCAAGGCGGCGTTCCGCAACGTGGTCTCTGATTTCTACCTGTCCAACCCCATTGCCCGCGCGTCGGAACTGATGGCGGAACTGTCTGCCAATGCCAAAGCGCGGGCCGGCGAAAAGATTGCGGCGGAATAA
- the nuoH gene encoding NADH-quinone oxidoreductase subunit NuoH, giving the protein MAEFLTTPAGIALIIVAQCLAVIGFVMVSLLFLVYGDRKIWAAVQMRRGPNVVGAWGLLQTVADALKYVVKEIVIPAGADKTVFMLAPMLAFVLALISWAVIPFNDTWVLADLNVAILYVFAIGSLEVYGVIMGGWASNSKYPFLGSLRSAAQMISYEVSIGLIIIGVIITTGSLNFGDIVRAQDGNYGFFSWYWLPHLPMVFLFFISALAETNRPPFDLPEAESELVAGYQVEYSSTPFLLFMAGEYIAIFLMCALITLLFFGGWLSPIPGLPDGALWMVGKMAVFFFLFAMVKAIVPRYRYDQLMRLGWKVFLPFSLAWVVVVAFFAQYGAFGGAYARWAVGG; this is encoded by the coding sequence ATGGCTGAATTTCTAACAACCCCGGCCGGAATTGCCCTGATCATCGTGGCGCAATGCCTTGCGGTGATCGGCTTTGTGATGGTCTCCCTGCTGTTCCTCGTCTACGGCGACCGCAAGATCTGGGCGGCAGTGCAAATGCGCCGTGGCCCGAATGTGGTGGGCGCGTGGGGCCTGCTGCAAACCGTGGCCGATGCGCTGAAATATGTGGTTAAGGAAATCGTCATTCCGGCGGGCGCCGACAAGACGGTGTTCATGCTCGCGCCCATGCTGGCCTTCGTCTTGGCCCTTATTTCATGGGCTGTGATCCCGTTTAACGACACATGGGTGCTGGCCGATCTGAACGTGGCGATCCTCTATGTCTTCGCAATCGGCTCTTTGGAGGTTTACGGCGTGATCATGGGCGGCTGGGCGTCGAACTCCAAATACCCGTTCCTAGGCTCGCTGCGGTCCGCCGCGCAGATGATCAGCTACGAGGTGTCGATTGGCCTGATCATCATCGGGGTGATCATCACCACAGGTAGCTTGAATTTCGGCGACATCGTCCGCGCGCAGGACGGCAATTACGGCTTCTTCAGCTGGTACTGGCTACCGCATTTGCCGATGGTGTTCCTGTTCTTCATCTCCGCTTTGGCGGAAACCAACCGCCCGCCGTTTGACCTTCCGGAAGCGGAATCAGAACTCGTCGCGGGCTATCAGGTGGAATATTCCTCCACCCCGTTCCTGCTGTTCATGGCCGGCGAATACATCGCCATCTTCCTGATGTGCGCGCTGATCACGCTCTTGTTCTTCGGCGGCTGGCTGTCCCCAATCCCGGGCTTGCCCGATGGGGCGCTTTGGATGGTCGGCAAAATGGCCGTGTTCTTCTTCTTGTTCGCGATGGTGAAAGCCATCGTGCCGCGCTACCGCTACGACCAGCTGATGCGTCTGGGCTGGAAAGTCTTCCTGCCCTTCTCGCTGGCATGGGTCGTGGTCGTGGCGTTCTTCGCTCAATACGGGGCCTTTGGCGGCGCATATGCCCGCTGGGCCGTAGGAGGTTAA
- the nuoI gene encoding NADH-quinone oxidoreductase subunit NuoI, with translation MATSLARKAKYFLLFDFFKGFGLGMKYFFAPKATVNYPHEKGPLSPRFRGEHALRRYPNGEERCIACKLCEAVCPAQAITIDAEPRDDGSRRTTRYDIDMTKCIYCGFCQEACPVDAIVEGPNFEFATETREELFYDKDKLLANGDRWEAEIARNLEMDAPYR, from the coding sequence ATGGCAACGTCTCTCGCCCGCAAGGCCAAGTATTTCCTGCTCTTTGATTTCTTCAAAGGGTTTGGGCTGGGCATGAAATACTTCTTCGCGCCCAAGGCCACGGTGAACTACCCGCATGAGAAGGGGCCGCTGTCGCCTCGTTTCCGCGGCGAACACGCGCTGCGCCGCTACCCCAATGGGGAAGAACGCTGTATTGCCTGCAAGCTCTGTGAAGCCGTGTGCCCTGCGCAAGCGATCACCATTGATGCTGAGCCGCGCGATGACGGCTCCCGCCGCACCACGCGCTATGACATCGACATGACCAAATGCATCTATTGCGGCTTCTGTCAGGAAGCTTGCCCGGTGGATGCGATTGTCGAAGGCCCGAATTTCGAATTCGCCACCGAAACCCGCGAGGAGCTGTTCTACGACAAAGACAAGCTGCTGGCGAATGGTGACCGTTGGGAAGCCGAGATCGCCCGCAATCTGGAAATGGATGCACCTTACCGATGA
- a CDS encoding carboxymuconolactone decarboxylase family protein encodes MTDAKNPFEAMMKMGQDMAKTMNPALEAFTPKGFENMMPTMPADMMEQFMGKGVSPEGLDAKTRLLLTLTGLTIQGAQAESQIRLTVRHLVEAGATKQEIAETIAQAAMFGGVPAMSKAMELATEVLDGEKED; translated from the coding sequence ATGACCGACGCCAAGAACCCTTTTGAAGCGATGATGAAGATGGGGCAGGACATGGCCAAGACCATGAATCCTGCGCTTGAGGCGTTCACGCCCAAAGGGTTCGAAAATATGATGCCCACCATGCCAGCCGACATGATGGAACAGTTCATGGGCAAGGGCGTCAGCCCAGAGGGGTTGGATGCCAAGACACGCCTGCTGCTGACGCTGACCGGGTTGACCATCCAAGGCGCGCAGGCCGAAAGCCAGATCAGGCTGACCGTGCGCCATCTGGTGGAAGCCGGGGCGACGAAACAAGAAATAGCCGAAACCATCGCGCAGGCCGCGATGTTTGGCGGCGTACCCGCGATGTCGAAAGCCATGGAGCTGGCGACCGAGGTGTTGGACGGAGAGAAGGAAGACTGA
- a CDS encoding NADH-quinone oxidoreductase subunit J gives MGFADFAFYLFAITVVTAGLFVVVSRNPVHSVLWLILAFLSSAGLFVLLGAEFVAMLMIIVYVGAVAVLFLFVVMMLDVDFAELRGELAKFVPLAGLIGVILLMELALVFGVWQGAENATALRDAVTPDLNETQNTAALGLLIYTKYIYLFQAAGLILLVAMIGAIVLTLRHREDVKRQNILSQIYRDPAEQMELKNVKPGQGL, from the coding sequence ATGGGATTTGCAGATTTTGCATTCTACCTGTTCGCAATCACGGTGGTCACAGCCGGGTTGTTCGTGGTGGTGTCTCGAAACCCCGTGCACTCGGTGCTGTGGCTGATCCTGGCCTTCCTGTCCTCCGCCGGGTTGTTCGTGCTGCTGGGCGCCGAATTCGTCGCCATGCTGATGATCATCGTCTATGTAGGCGCGGTCGCCGTGCTGTTCCTCTTTGTTGTCATGATGCTGGACGTGGATTTTGCGGAACTCCGTGGGGAGCTGGCCAAGTTCGTCCCGCTCGCCGGGCTGATCGGCGTTATTTTGTTGATGGAACTGGCGCTAGTCTTCGGCGTCTGGCAGGGCGCGGAGAATGCGACGGCATTGCGCGATGCGGTCACGCCCGACCTGAACGAGACGCAGAACACCGCCGCCTTGGGCCTGCTGATCTACACCAAATACATCTACCTCTTCCAAGCCGCCGGCTTGATCCTGCTGGTCGCCATGATCGGCGCGATTGTCCTGACATTGCGTCACCGCGAGGACGTCAAACGCCAGAACATCCTCAGCCAGATCTACCGCGATCCAGCCGAGCAGATGGAATTGAAGAACGTTAAACCGGGGCAGGGGCTGTAA